A stretch of DNA from Oryzomonas sagensis:
TGATGTAGGTGGTCGCCTCTTCCTGCGCCGCAAAGACCGCGGCATAGATCTTCGGGTTTTTGTCGTGGAAGGCTTTGGTGGTGGCGAAGACATTGAAGGTGTGCGGCCCGCCGAGGACCGTGTATGAGTTGAGCACCGTCCTGACCCGCTTGTCGTCCAGTTCCTGGAACATGAACGGCGGGCTGGTGAGATGGCCGGTGACCTCCGACTTGCCGGACAGGAGCGCCGCCATGGCGTCAGGATGCTTCATGGTCACCGTCAGTTTGTCCAGTTTGGAAAAATTATTCTGGCCGAACTCCTTTGCCGCCGCCATTTGCAGGATGATAGCCTGGATCGAGACCTTCACCGCCGGCAGGGCGATACGGTCCTTGGCGGTGAAGTCCCGGATCGTTTTCACCGCCGGGTTGTTCGTATTCAGGTAGTTAGGCGATGAAATCAGGGCCGAGACCCCTTTGACGGCGCCCTTGGACTTGTCCCAGAGCAGGATCATCGGCGCCACGCCCGAGGAGATGTAATCGACGCTCCCGGAGAGGAGCGCGTCATTGGTCGCGCTACCGCCCCCCAGGGTCGCCCAGGTGACTTTGATATCGCCGAGACCGGCCGCTTTGGCATGTTTTTCTATCAGATGCTGCTTTTCCATGATGATCAGCGGCAGGTAGCCAAGGCCGTACTGCTTGGCCAGCCGTACCTCCTTGACCTCGGCCGCGGCATTGAACGGCACGGCAGCGAGGCCGACGAGCGCCAGCGCCGTGATGGCGACGAATGTGTACATGCTCTTTCCCATGTGTGCAGCTCCTTATGGTTGGAATGGTTCAGACAACAGCAGGCGATAGCCGATAGCGGGGTAGCCGCGTTCGTTACGGTGTATCGGCATGCCGTACCGCCAGGCGGTCCAGATGCAGATGAAACGGATGCAGCGCCTCTTCCCGCTCCTTGCGCACGGCATAGGTTTCATCGCGGATCTGCTCCGGCTCGATCAACCAGACCGCCGCCAGGTCTGCATCGCCCAACCGGGCGCGGACCTCGCGATAATACTCGCTGAACAGCGGGCCCGAAACGAGCGCCTTGTACGTTCGCCCCGTCGTGACCAGCACCCGGTTATCGCTGCCTGCCACGGTGACGGACACCGGGCGTTCGAACCAGATGCTGCGCAGCAGGTTGCGGTGGGTTGCTGATGTTTCCAGAAGTTCGAGATGCACCAGACGCCCGTCGGCGTCGAGCCGGAGAAAAGGGCTCGGCACGCTGACGGGTGCGCCGTTTTCATCCAGGGTGGCGATGCTGGCGACGGTGGCGGGTTCTTTCAGCAGCGATCCGATTGCGTTCCGTAAATCTTCAGACATGGTTTATTCCTCCCACAGCGGCAACAGCCGGGACAGATCGGTGTCGGGATGATTGCCGCAGTTGCGGTAGCTGTCATGTTCGATGGGGAGCCGGTATTTCACCCGCAGGGCGTGCAGGCCACGGGCCAGGCGGATGTAATAGTCCAGCGAGGCGTTTTTGTAAGCGCCCAGCGCCGTATCCGGCCGGGGCGACCAGACGATGAGCACCGTGCTCACCCCCTGCCGGGCCAGATCCTCGGCTTCGGCCAGGGTCCGCTCCAGGGCCTCGTCCTCACTGCGAAATCCGTGGGGACCAGCCAGTTCGATGCCCGCCACCAGGCCGGTGTTCACCCTGCCCGGCCCGAATATCTCCACCGCATCCACCAGCCGCTTTTTCCACTCGCGATACCCGATCCATTCCGCTTTGCCGGGGCAATGTTGGTTGAACAGCTCCTCGTTCAGCACCTCGATGTCGGAGGTGTAGCTGGTCAGGCCGGTTTCGGCATAGAGCCTCTTCAACTGCTCCTTCTCGAACGCCGTTCCGATCAACTGGCTGGGAAACTTTGGGGTGCGGAAATTTTTGCCGACCTCTTTCAGGATGGCGATATAGTAGTCGATCTCGTCATCAAAGGGGCGCGACCCGCCGATGATGGAGCCGGAGGTCAGGAAGACCGTCGAAAACCGCCCCTCCTCCTTCAGCGCCTCGCCGATCACCGCCCCCACCTCGACCGGATCGAGCCGTGCCGGGATCTTGAGCTCCTTGCTCCCTTTTTTCAGTTGGGTGACGATGTCACAGAAGGCGCACCCCTTGCCGTTGTTCCAAAAGGTGCAATAGCGGTACGGAAAGATGTTCAACCGCTGGGGGCGGGCGCTGACGATATTCTTCATCGGCACGCCCGAGCTGCTGTCTTTGCCATAAAATGCCGGGGCGGGCCAGTAATCCACCTCTTCCAGCGCCACCCCCGCATCGAACAGCCAGGGCCGGCCGTCGCGCAGATCGACAACATAGGGGTTCTCTTCCAGCGGCGTCGGCGTCGTGATGATCGAGGTGCCATCCCGCAGGAGCAGCGATTCCGGCCGGAGGGCGATAACCCCGTCGCGGGCGCCGAAGATGTGGGTCCCGGTGGTCTGGTGCTTTTCCGGATCGAGATAGGAGACCGCCTCTTCGGTGTAGTGCACCCCCCGACGCTGCACATCGGTCTTGAGGATAATCAGGCGCGGTACGTCCGGGTAGCGGCGAACGGCATCCTCCAGGGGCGTCCCAGGAAATTTTCTTGCCAGGGCAAGAGTCATGACATCACTCCTTTCTCGTCAAACGGTCACCAGTGGATACAACAAAAAAAGAGGTCAAGGAGAGAGCGCGCTTCGCTCGTTCCTTGGCCTCCAGTTTTTCTGGTCAGTCGTTGGAATACTGCTGTGTGATCCTGGGGACATTCCCCGGTATCATCACATGTAATGGGGAAAATCTAGCAAATCGGATACGGGGTGTCAATCAAATAATATAACTTCTATAAATTTTATATACCACCAAGGACGACACCCCTCACAACCCGAAGGTCATGTGGAGCAGGGAGGCCTATTTACAGAGAACTTTCGCACTACCACGTCAGAACCGTCGTCCCTGTCTTTAATCCATCCAGAACATGGACAAACAACACAAAAAGAAAAAGCCCCGGAAATTCCGAGGCTTTTTGACTTATCCGGATGGTGCCGGACTTTTAAATGGTCGGTGCGACTGGATTCGAACCAGCGACCACTAGACCCCCAGTCTAGTGCGCTACCAGGCTGCGCTACGCACCGCTATGCTACATCTGATTCCGCAAGAGCAAAAGTTCATCTCTGATATTCCGCAACAGCAGGAGGTACTTTTCCTGGGGGGCTGTCGGGAGCTGTTCATCAGCAGCGATGATCCTGCCCTTCGGGGTTATTCTTCTCTTTACACCTTCAATGGTAAACTTCTCGTCATACAGCAACCGGCGGACCAGGAGAATGATGTCTACTTCCCGTTTGGAATACAGCCGCTGCCCGGTGGTGCTCTTCTCGGGTGACAAAAACTCGAACTCACTCTCCCAGAAACGGAGTACCGAAGTCTTTACGCCCGCCATCTGGGCAACCTCGCCGATCTTGTAGTACAGTTTGTCGGGGAAGGTGGTGCCCATAACAGTGTATGCTTATTTGGCCTCTTTCGCGACGCTATTGATCGCGTTTTTTAGAACCTGACTCGGTTTGAAAGTAAGGATGCGCCGAGCATCAATGGTAATGGTTTCGCCGGTTTGCGGATTGCGTCCTCTCCGGTCAGCCTTCCGCTTGACAACGAAATTTCCAAACCCTGCTATCTTAATTTTTTCACCATCCTCCAGGGTGCTCTTCAGGATGCTGAAAACGGTTTCAACCATTTCAGCGGACTCCTTTTTCGAGAACCCGATTTTCTGGTGAATTTTTTCTACGATGTCGGCTTTGGTCATAACAACCTCAATCTGCTAAGTTCTACGGCTTCTTTACAAAGGGCAATTTTTATAACATAGGGAACGGCATTACGCAACAGGTTTTTATCTTATTGATACTTTTACCTTATTCAAAAGGCTGTCAACAATCTTCCCATGCACTCTTCCGGTCTCGTCATCGGTGAGCGTGCGCTCGTATGAGCGGTAGCGGATGCGGACGGCTATGCTCTTAAATCCGTCAGGGATGCCCTTCCCCTGATACACGTCAAAGATATCGACCTGTTCGACCTCTTTGGCCTTGACGCTGTGGATGCACTCGACGATCTTTTCCACCGGCAGTTCCATGGGGGCCAGCATGGCAATATCGCGTGTGCTGTCCGGAAAACGGGAGGGGGCCGAAATGGTCCGTTTCTGCCGTGCCAGGGTCAGCATCTTTTCAAAATCGAGCTCAAAACAATAGACCGGCTTATCCAGGCCAAAATTATCCTGAACCGTGGGGTGCAGTTCACCGACCGAGCCGATCCGCTCCCTGCCGGCGACGATACTGCACGATTTACCGGGATGATAAAACGGCTCCGGCGCATCGGCCACCCACTTCACACCGCCGATGCTCAACTGGCTGAGCAGGTTTTCTATAATGCCCTTGGCATCGTAGAAATCGACCGCCTCGTTGGCGCGACTCCACCCCAGCCCGTCGCGTGAGCCGGTCAGGGCTCCCACCACATAAAGCGGCTCGTGCGGCATCTCCTCCCCCGGAACGGGCAGATACACCCGACGCATCTCAAAGAGCTTCAGGTCAAGCGAGCGAAAGCTGATGTTGCGGGCAACCGTTTCGAGAACACCGGGCAAAAGGGTGGTACGCATGACCGACTGTTCATCCACCAGCGGGTTGGCCAGACGGATCGTGCTGCGCCGCGAATCATCCCCGGGGAGCAGCAGTTTATCTGCGGCACCCGGTGCAGTAAAGCTGAAATTAATGATCTCGTTCATGCCGTGCTTGACAAGGATATCCCTGACACTCTTCTCAAGCTGCTGGTGCCGCGTCGGGCGGTCCGAGACGACGCGTGCCATCGGCAGGGTGGCGGGAATACGGTCGAAGCCGTTCAAGCGGGCAATCTCTTCAACCAAGTCAATCTCGCGCTCCAGGTCGATCCGGTAGCTGGGCGGCACCACCGCCAACGTCCCTTCGGGCAGCTCCTTGACAGCGCATTCGAGCCGTCTGAGGATATCAATGGCCTCCTCCCGCGGCAGATCGATCCCGATCATGGCGTTGGCGCGTTCCGGGCGGAATACGATCGTTTCCGGCTCACGTCTGCCGAGGTAGACATCGAGGCTTCCCTTGGCCATACGGCCACCGGCAAGGTCCACAATCAGCGACGCAGCCCGGTCAAGGGCCTGGATCACACCGCCGATATCGACTCCGCGTTCGAAGCGATGGGAGGACTCCGTATGCAGGCCAAGCCGCTTACTGGTCCTGCGGATCGCTGACGGCAGAAACCAAGCGCTCTCGAGCAGAATGTTCGTGGTGGTATCGGCAATTTCGGAGTTTTCGCCCCCCATGACACCAGCCAGGGCGACCGGCCGCTCGGCGTCGCAGATGACCAGATCGTCGCCCGTGAGGGTACGCTGCTGGCTGTCCAGCGTGGTAAAACGCTCACCTTCGCCGGCACGGCGCACCACAATCCGATGCCCAGCCAGACGATCGCAGTCAAAGGCGTGTAGTGGCTGCCCCAGTTCCATCATCACCAGGTTGGTGACGTCCACAACGTTGTTGATGGACCGCACGCCAATGGCGTTGAGCCGCTTCACCAGCCACTCGGGAGAGGGAGCTATGCGGCAGCCGCTCAGATAGCGCGCGGCATAGCGCGGGCAATATTCGGCGTCTTCGACCGTTACGCTGATGTTTTTGTCGACCGGCTCATCAGACTCGCTGATCGCGTTTTCAGGACAGCGGACCTTTTGTCCCAGCTTGGCGGCAATCTCGCGGGCAATGCCCACGGCACTGAGACAGTCGGCGCGGTTGGGGGTCAGGCCGATCTCAAAAAGGGTGTCCTTCAGCCCCAGGGCGGCAAAGATCGGAGTGCCGAGCTTCAGACCGGCAGGCAGGATCATGATGCCGGCGCTTTCCGCGGACAGCCCCAATTCTCTCTCCGAGCAGAGCATGCCGCAGGATTCTTCGCCGCGGATCTTGGAGCGTTTGATTTTGAAATCACCCGGGAGTGTTGCGCCGATCTTGGCTAAGGCGACCGTGTCGCCCTGTTTGAAGTTCTGTGCGCCGCAGACCACGTCCAGCACCTCGGTGCCGCTATTCACCCGGCAGAGGGAGAGCTTGTCGGCGTTGGGGTGTTGCCGTTTTTCCTCGACCACCGCCACCACGACATCGTCCATCCCCTCGCCAAGCTTCTCCATCCCCTCCACCTCGAGGCCGAGCATGGTAAGCAGATCGGCCAACTGATCGGGGGTGAGATCAAAATCGACGAATTCCTTGAGCCAGTTATAGGTAACGTTCATATCAGGACACCTAGAATATTCTGAATTAGGAGGTTGTTCAAAAATAGTCAGATCGTCGCACCCGCTAGACAAGCCACAAGGAGGCGTAGCAGCGCTACGCCGCACGAAGGGGCGTTCGAGGAGGGCGGCGAGATGGCTGTTTTTCAACAACCTCTAGAATTGCCGCAGGAACCGCACGTCGTTCTCGAAAAGCAGGCGCATGTCGCTGATGCCGTACTTCAACATGGCGATGCGTTCGATGCCCATCCCGAAGGCAAAACCGGATACCTCTTCGGCATCGTAGTTGACGTGACGGTAGACCTCGGGATCAACCATGCCGGCTCCCAGTATCTCGAGCCAGCCGGTGTTTTTGCAGACCCGGCACCCCTTGCCGCCACAGATGACGCAGGCGATATCCACCTCGGCCGAGGGCTCGGTAAACGGGAAAAAGCTGGGACGCAAACGAACGCCGGTCTTTTGGCCGAACAACTGATTGGTGAATATGGTCAGTATGCCCTTCAAGTCGCCGAAGGTGATGCCCTGGTCCACCATCAGCCCCTCGACCTGATGAAACATGGGGGAATGGGTGGCATCGGAATCGCAGCGGTAGACCGTACCCGGGGCAATGATGCGCACCGGCGGCTTCTGCTTCAGCATCGTCCGGATCTGGACCGGTGACGTATGGGTGCGCAGCAGCAGGTTGTTTTCGACGAAAAAGGTGTCCTGCATGTCCCGGGCAGGGTGCTCCGGGGGAAAGTTGAGCGCCTCGAAGTTGTACCAATCATGCTCGATCTCAGGGCCTTCCGCGACGGAAAATCCCAGGCCGGCGAAGATATCGCAGACCTCTTCGACCACCAGGGAGATGGGATGCTTGGTGCCGTTGGCTGGGCGACGGCCAGGCAAGGTGACATCGATCCGTTCGGATTGCAGCCGCTGGCTCCTGGCCGCTTCACGCGTTGTTTCCAGTGCTGCGTCAAGGCTGGCCTCGACCTCTGCCTTGACGGTATTGACCAACTGTCCGACAAGCGGTCGTTCCTCGGGGGTGAGCGCACCGAGCCCCTTCATGAGAGCGGTCAACTCTCCTTTGCGGCCGAGGAATCTGACCCGTATTTCCTGAAGGGCTTCCTCGCTGGAAACGGCGGCTATGGCCTTTACGGCCTCGTCTCTCAATCTTTCAAGTTGTTCCCGCATGTTAGTAAACCCCGTAATCAGATGAATCTGCAAAATCACTCGGCTGCCCGATACGAATCCCGGAGAATAGGGAAAACTCGCGGCTGTCTGCCAAAACGGCAAGCAAGGGGACTGAACGGGGCAATGAAGGGATCAAGCCGATTCGTGAACCTTACAAAAAAAGGAATGGGACTGTTCATCCCATTCCCTCGGTTTTGAAAGCGAAACCGGCCTGCTTAGATGCCAGCCTTGGCAAGGGTAGCGATCTGGCTGAACCCGGTCGGATCGGATACGGCGATGTCGGCCAGAACCTTACGGTCGATCTGCACATTGGCCTTTTTGAGGCCGAAGATGAATTTGCTGTACGACAGCCCGTTGAGGCGGGAAGCCGCGTTGATGCGGGTGATCCACAGACTGCGGAAATCACGCTTTTTGACACGACGGTCGCGGAAAGCGTAATTAAGGGCCCGGTCAACCGCTTCGGTCGCACTGCGGAACAATTTGCTCCGTGCGCCCCGGAAACCCTTGGCAAGTTTTAATACCTTGTTGCGTCTGCGTCTCGCTTTGAATCCTCTTTTTACGCGTGGCATGTTCTACTCCTTCATGATGAATTTCGCCCGATCCATAAGGGGAGACAGGTCCTCATGGTTCTTGGCATTATGCCGTTTCACCCGTGTGCGCAGGAGTGGGGCTCCATGGCGGCGAAGCGGTACTGTCCGCATCCGTCGCCACATTCCGCACCCAGCCGCGTGGTGCAAACGGTGAAAGCAGGTTATGAAATCGCCCTATTTGTAGGGAATCAATTTGGCAATATTTTTCTGGTCCACATCGGCGACCATAGCGCTCTGACGCAGATTCCGCTTATTCTTGCGGGTCTTGGGGGTCAGAATATGGCTGGTAAAGGCTTTGCTGCGTTTGATGC
This window harbors:
- a CDS encoding ABC transporter substrate-binding protein, with protein sequence MGKSMYTFVAITALALVGLAAVPFNAAAEVKEVRLAKQYGLGYLPLIIMEKQHLIEKHAKAAGLGDIKVTWATLGGGSATNDALLSGSVDYISSGVAPMILLWDKSKGAVKGVSALISSPNYLNTNNPAVKTIRDFTAKDRIALPAVKVSIQAIILQMAAAKEFGQNNFSKLDKLTVTMKHPDAMAALLSGKSEVTGHLTSPPFMFQELDDKRVRTVLNSYTVLGGPHTFNVFATTKAFHDKNPKIYAAVFAAQEEATTYINKNRRAAAEIYREASKTKESLDDLLKEINQPTVSYTVTPHNITRFSDFMYHTGTIKSRPRDWKDLFFPNVHATKGS
- a CDS encoding radical SAM protein; this translates as MTLALARKFPGTPLEDAVRRYPDVPRLIILKTDVQRRGVHYTEEAVSYLDPEKHQTTGTHIFGARDGVIALRPESLLLRDGTSIITTPTPLEENPYVVDLRDGRPWLFDAGVALEEVDYWPAPAFYGKDSSSGVPMKNIVSARPQRLNIFPYRYCTFWNNGKGCAFCDIVTQLKKGSKELKIPARLDPVEVGAVIGEALKEEGRFSTVFLTSGSIIGGSRPFDDEIDYYIAILKEVGKNFRTPKFPSQLIGTAFEKEQLKRLYAETGLTSYTSDIEVLNEELFNQHCPGKAEWIGYREWKKRLVDAVEIFGPGRVNTGLVAGIELAGPHGFRSEDEALERTLAEAEDLARQGVSTVLIVWSPRPDTALGAYKNASLDYYIRLARGLHALRVKYRLPIEHDSYRNCGNHPDTDLSRLLPLWEE
- a CDS encoding MerR family transcriptional regulator — its product is MGTTFPDKLYYKIGEVAQMAGVKTSVLRFWESEFEFLSPEKSTTGQRLYSKREVDIILLVRRLLYDEKFTIEGVKRRITPKGRIIAADEQLPTAPQEKYLLLLRNIRDELLLLRNQM
- a CDS encoding integration host factor subunit alpha → MTKADIVEKIHQKIGFSKKESAEMVETVFSILKSTLEDGEKIKIAGFGNFVVKRKADRRGRNPQTGETITIDARRILTFKPSQVLKNAINSVAKEAK
- the pheT gene encoding phenylalanine--tRNA ligase subunit beta, translating into MNVTYNWLKEFVDFDLTPDQLADLLTMLGLEVEGMEKLGEGMDDVVVAVVEEKRQHPNADKLSLCRVNSGTEVLDVVCGAQNFKQGDTVALAKIGATLPGDFKIKRSKIRGEESCGMLCSERELGLSAESAGIMILPAGLKLGTPIFAALGLKDTLFEIGLTPNRADCLSAVGIAREIAAKLGQKVRCPENAISESDEPVDKNISVTVEDAEYCPRYAARYLSGCRIAPSPEWLVKRLNAIGVRSINNVVDVTNLVMMELGQPLHAFDCDRLAGHRIVVRRAGEGERFTTLDSQQRTLTGDDLVICDAERPVALAGVMGGENSEIADTTTNILLESAWFLPSAIRRTSKRLGLHTESSHRFERGVDIGGVIQALDRAASLIVDLAGGRMAKGSLDVYLGRREPETIVFRPERANAMIGIDLPREEAIDILRRLECAVKELPEGTLAVVPPSYRIDLEREIDLVEEIARLNGFDRIPATLPMARVVSDRPTRHQQLEKSVRDILVKHGMNEIINFSFTAPGAADKLLLPGDDSRRSTIRLANPLVDEQSVMRTTLLPGVLETVARNISFRSLDLKLFEMRRVYLPVPGEEMPHEPLYVVGALTGSRDGLGWSRANEAVDFYDAKGIIENLLSQLSIGGVKWVADAPEPFYHPGKSCSIVAGRERIGSVGELHPTVQDNFGLDKPVYCFELDFEKMLTLARQKRTISAPSRFPDSTRDIAMLAPMELPVEKIVECIHSVKAKEVEQVDIFDVYQGKGIPDGFKSIAVRIRYRSYERTLTDDETGRVHGKIVDSLLNKVKVSIR
- the pheS gene encoding phenylalanine--tRNA ligase subunit alpha, which gives rise to MREQLERLRDEAVKAIAAVSSEEALQEIRVRFLGRKGELTALMKGLGALTPEERPLVGQLVNTVKAEVEASLDAALETTREAARSQRLQSERIDVTLPGRRPANGTKHPISLVVEEVCDIFAGLGFSVAEGPEIEHDWYNFEALNFPPEHPARDMQDTFFVENNLLLRTHTSPVQIRTMLKQKPPVRIIAPGTVYRCDSDATHSPMFHQVEGLMVDQGITFGDLKGILTIFTNQLFGQKTGVRLRPSFFPFTEPSAEVDIACVICGGKGCRVCKNTGWLEILGAGMVDPEVYRHVNYDAEEVSGFAFGMGIERIAMLKYGISDMRLLFENDVRFLRQF
- the rplT gene encoding 50S ribosomal protein L20, which codes for MPRVKRGFKARRRRNKVLKLAKGFRGARSKLFRSATEAVDRALNYAFRDRRVKKRDFRSLWITRINAASRLNGLSYSKFIFGLKKANVQIDRKVLADIAVSDPTGFSQIATLAKAGI
- the rpmI gene encoding 50S ribosomal protein L35 — protein: MPKIKTNRGAAKRFKKTGTGRIKRSKAFTSHILTPKTRKNKRNLRQSAMVADVDQKNIAKLIPYK